The following proteins are co-located in the Ailuropoda melanoleuca isolate Jingjing chromosome 13, ASM200744v2, whole genome shotgun sequence genome:
- the CCL5 gene encoding C-C motif chemokine 5, whose product MKVSAATFAVLLATAAFCAPASASPYASDTTPCCFAYISRRLPFTHIQEYFYTSSKCSMPAVVFVTRKHRQVCADPQKKWVRDHINSLEMS is encoded by the exons ATGAAGGTCTCCGCAGCCACCTTTGCAGTCCTCCTCGCCACTGCCGCCTTCTgcgctcctgcctctgcctccccat ATGCCTCGGACACCACACCCTGCTGCTTTGCCTACATCTCCCGCCGACTGCCCTTCACCCACATCCAGGAGTATTTCTACACCAGCAGCAAGTGCTCCATGCCAGCGGTTGT CTTTGTCACTCGAAAGCACCGCCAGGTGTGTGCCGATCCACAGAAGAAATGGGTGCGGGACCACATCAACTCCTTGGAGATGAGTTAG